A stretch of the Candidatus Aenigmatarchaeota archaeon genome encodes the following:
- the rpsE gene encoding 30S ribosomal protein S5 gives MVSKKIVKDEIEIKDAPVASAVEKPKKAAKPRKPKGAVDSIKMPEVYCTKGPTEEEIEKGNPEVEEELEAVGEGDDEIIEESAPEKAAVPEVFAGEEGEEVEWAPKTKLGMMVKNGEMTLEELFESGQVIREPEIIDILFPGIAENTILIGGSPGKGGGIQRRPSRRTVRVHKSGRRTSVSMMTIVGDPRGYVGIGVGKASSNKAAREKSLRNAKLNMFPVKKGCGSWECSCGQGHSIPFTTYGKSGSVEVKLMPAPKGLGLCVTDEMKKLFEIAGIKDVRIKTRGKTHSRTNFIQAIEDALKNANQMKQ, from the coding sequence ATGGTAAGTAAAAAAATAGTGAAGGATGAAATTGAAATTAAGGATGCGCCTGTCGCTTCTGCAGTTGAAAAGCCAAAAAAGGCGGCAAAGCCAAGAAAGCCAAAGGGGGCTGTAGACAGCATAAAGATGCCTGAAGTTTACTGTACCAAGGGCCCAACTGAAGAGGAAATTGAAAAAGGAAACCCTGAGGTTGAGGAAGAGCTTGAGGCGGTTGGCGAGGGCGACGATGAAATCATTGAGGAATCCGCACCAGAGAAGGCGGCGGTTCCTGAAGTCTTTGCCGGAGAGGAAGGAGAAGAGGTTGAATGGGCTCCAAAGACCAAGCTTGGCATGATGGTTAAAAATGGTGAGATGACTCTTGAAGAGCTTTTTGAGAGTGGGCAGGTCATAAGGGAGCCGGAAATTATAGATATCCTGTTCCCAGGCATTGCCGAAAACACGATCCTTATTGGTGGAAGCCCTGGAAAGGGAGGGGGTATCCAGAGGAGGCCAAGCAGGAGGACTGTCCGGGTGCACAAATCCGGAAGAAGAACCAGCGTTTCCATGATGACAATTGTCGGCGACCCGAGGGGCTATGTCGGAATAGGCGTCGGAAAGGCCAGTTCGAACAAGGCGGCAAGGGAAAAATCCCTCCGGAACGCAAAGCTTAACATGTTCCCTGTCAAGAAGGGCTGCGGCTCCTGGGAGTGCAGTTGTGGGCAGGGCCATTCGATTCCATTTACAACCTACGGAAAGTCCGGCTCTGTTGAGGTAAAGCTTATGCCCGCCCCCAAGGGATTGGGCTTGTGTGTAACTGACGAGATGAAGAAGCTTTTTGAGATAGCAGGAATCAAGGATGTCAGGATAAAGACGAGGGGAAAAACACACTCCCGCACAAACTTCATCCAGGCAATCGAAGACGCGCTGAAAAACGCAAATCAGATGAAGCAATAG
- a CDS encoding 50S ribosomal protein L18, translating into MRPKLLPLKRRGEEKTNYKRRLALLKSKMPRIAARITNNFVTLQVVEYAPSGAIGSSDKTTFAFTSKKLEGMGWKHSKNSIPACYLSGLYFGLFCKKNKVKGAVFDMGVARKTTGNRYFAVLKGLADSGLEVPMSDEKMPSDDRLSGRHISEDVSKDFEAVKQKILDNYGK; encoded by the coding sequence ATGAGACCGAAGCTGTTGCCTCTCAAGCGAAGGGGAGAAGAAAAGACCAATTATAAGAGGCGACTTGCTCTTTTGAAATCAAAAATGCCGCGAATTGCGGCAAGAATAACCAATAATTTTGTCACCCTGCAGGTTGTCGAATATGCCCCTTCTGGCGCAATTGGCAGCTCTGACAAGACAACTTTCGCATTTACTTCCAAAAAGCTTGAAGGAATGGGCTGGAAGCACTCGAAAAACAGCATTCCTGCCTGTTACCTTTCAGGGCTTTATTTTGGGCTTTTCTGCAAGAAAAACAAGGTAAAGGGCGCCGTTTTTGACATGGGCGTTGCAAGAAAGACCACTGGAAACAGGTATTTTGCGGTTTTGAAGGGACTTGCCGATTCCGGGCTTGAAGTTCCTATGTCAGACGAGAAGATGCCCTCCGATGACCGGCTCTCAGGAAGGCATATCTCCGAGGACGTTTCAAAGGATTTTGAAGCAGTAAAACAAAAAATTTTAGATAATTATGGTAAGTAA